Proteins co-encoded in one Scomber scombrus chromosome 14, fScoSco1.1, whole genome shotgun sequence genomic window:
- the LOC133994400 gene encoding neuronal tyrosine-phosphorylated phosphoinositide-3-kinase adapter 1, translating into MNSGSAQDVAVEHFLRDIERRSKRLHCAVIGCEEERPRSDMNLLYRKSRLDWRQRDQEGSKKSSTQNDPSATVGKVRDLASFRRHFRMGFMTMPASQDLSPHSCASAMAPRSQSCHAVGAGDASLENGDYSDTQSQHGGRCPPAKPKRHPSTRLSSSSADSRGPPETPPPPPPSHSQTKHSEKKNAMKKSDSGDMGSKKVPPLKPKRSPSTQLSFDPLPPRVPPSATSLPFQAADSQIQTGDGEDEPVYIEMVGQVFTRDSQTATPHPVTPVATTPDSDSDQSEAIYEEMKYPSQEDRESHRHPPSKHEKLKSSKHYHVTSSSSNSSSSLPRPSSSSPSYSKPKATVSISHSSPLPSSTSSTPVPQVLSASPHTPRAPTPYLLQGGKSEPESNTKIPAPFPNLLQHRPPLLAFPQPAAASSGVGVQNKVSASAKMGTQTSSVTTQASTSSSTSSNVSVSMSGSKESSGGSITPQDKHSRDAQLGPAPGLRARSHSTPLPPSSKSTSPFSQHHHHPHHRPSHYHHYRKPERGDSPAPTKSSSQTSSQATVQTQTSSSGKEGKSVSFLLKTDRGERDKDRDKERERERDRDRDRDRDRDRDRDRDRDRDRDRDRDRDRDRDRERDRDRDRDRDRDRDRDRDRDRDRDRDRDRDGGPHSLQMDIITSSHTSHSSTSSTPTPLSSSQRPHSRPHLRSHTPHGLPAYKPPSSDSPLLWTYPSGGFRRPPAYESLRGSSHTPSLQQPSSLTGVGEGASKSNGGSMSLQSKVGFMPWDSSASLAADEGSYWPMQRKLSFSHGSRETEKDEGRTWNGSADALLRMDKEELGMGSRGGHSGIPVHFSGATSRALGHSESLAGVDSSPGFRALPRVGLPLPCQTFPACRNGEVGRLGRSSSAAGVRQVGGGDVPRQNSLPAREALNQLHGLAQPQVPCNRLQWRLSSHSSSFGVELFNCFP; encoded by the exons ATGAACTCTGGCTCTGCCCAGGATGTGGCAGTCGAGCATTTCCTGCGTGACATAGAGAGGCGAAGCAAGCGGCTACACTGCGCTGTGATAGGCTGCGAGGAGGAGAGACCCCGCAGCGACATGAACCTGCTGTATCGTAAGAGCCGTTTGGACTGGAGGCAGAGGGACCAAGAGGGAAGTAAAAAGAG CTCCACCCAAAATGACCCTTCAGCTACCGTCGGCAAAGTCAGAGACTTGGCTTCTTTCCGCCGGCACTTCCGAATGGGTTTCATGACCATGCCGGCCTCCCAGGACCTGTCCCCTCACTCCTGTGCCTCCGCCATGGCGCCACGCTCACAGTCATGCCATGCGGTCGGTGCTGGGGATGCAAGTCTAGAGAATGGAGACTACTCTGACACCCAGTCCCAACATGGTGGGCGCTGCCCTCCGGCCAAACCCAAACGTCACCCCAGCACTCGCCTCAGCTCCTCATCCGCTGACAGCAGAGGACCTCCCGAAACGCCGCCACCTCCCCCGCCCTCTCATTCACAGACCAAACACTCAGAGAAGAAAAATG ccATGAAGAAGTCTGACTCTGGGGACATGGGATCAAAGAAGGTTCCTCCTTTAAAGCCCAAGAGAAGTCCCAGCACGCAGCTTTCCTTTGACCCCCTTCCTCCACGTGTGCCTCCTTCTGCCACATCCCTGCCTTTCCAGGCAGCAGACTCTCAGATTCAGACAGGAGACGGGGAGGATGAGCCAGTCTATATAGAGATGGTGGGCCAGGTGTTCACCAGAGACAGCCAGACCGCCACCCCCCACCCTGTTACCCCTGTGGCCACCACACCTGACTCTGATTCAGACCAGAGTGAGGCTATCTACGAGGAGATGAAATACCCATCGCAAGAGGACAGAGAGTCCCATAGACACCCCCCATCCAAACACGAAAAACTGAAATCCTCTAAACATTACCATGTCACTTCATCTTCCTCAAacagctcctcctctctgccacgcccatcctcttcctctccctcctacTCCAAACCCAAAGCCACTGTGTCGATCTCTCATTCATCTCCTCTGCCCTCCTCCACATCCTCCACCCCTGTCCCCCAGGTCCTTTCCGCCAGTCCCCACACCCCACGAGCGCCTACTCCCTACCTGCTGCAAGGGGGTAAATCTGAGCCCGAGTCCAACACGAAGATCCCAGCCCCTTTTCCCAACCTTCTACAACACCGGCCACCGCTGCTGGCTTTCCCTCAGCCCGCAGCAGCCTCCAGTGGGGTCGGGGTGCAAAACAAGGTTTCTGCCTCTGCTAAAATGGGGACTCAAACGTCCAGCGTCACGACTCAAGCCAGCACCTCCTCCTCAACGTCCTCTAATGTATCTGTATCCATGTCAGGCTCTAAAGAGTCGTCAGGAGGAAGTATAACGCCGCAggacaaacacagcagagacGCCCAGTTGGGCCCTGCTCCTGGACTGAGAGCCAGGAGTCACTCAACACCTCTGCCTCCATCCTCCAAATCCACGTCCCCTTTCtcccaacaccaccaccaccctcaccACCGCCCGTCGCACTACCATCACTATCGTAAGCCAGAAAGAGGGGACTCTCCTGCTCCGACCAAGAGCAGCTCTCAGACTTCGTCACAGGCCACCGTCCAGACCCAAACCTCAAGTTCAGGCAAGGAGGGCAAATCGGTTAGCTTCCTCTTAAAGACagatagaggagagagggatAAGGACAGAgacaaggaaagagagagggaacgAGATAGAGACCGAGACCGAGACCGAGACAGAGATCGGGACCGAGACCGAGACCGAGACCGAGACCGAGACCGAGACCGAGAccgagacagagacagggatCGGG aaagggatCGGGACAGGGATCGGGACAGGGATCGGGACAGGGATCGTGACAGGGATCGGGACAGGGATCGTGACAGGGATCGGGACAGGGACGGAGGGCCGCATTCCTTACAGATGGATATCATCACTAGCAGCCACACATCTCATAGCAGCACCAGCTCAACCCCTACGCCATTATCTTCATCCCAGCGTCCTCATTCTCGTCCACACCTCCGCTCTCACACTCCTCATGGCCTGCCAGCATACAAGCCCCCCTCCTCAGACAGCCCCCTGCTGTGGACCTACCCTTCCGGTGGCTTCCGGAGACCGCCCGCTTACGAGAGCTTGAGAGGAAGCTCTCATACGCCAAGTCTGCAACAGCCCTCGAGTCTTACGGGTGTAGGTGAGGGGGCATCTAAGAGTAACGGAGGGTCCATGTCCCTCCAGTCCAAAGTTGGCTTCATGCCCTGGGACAGCAGTGCCAGCTTAGCCGCAGATGAGGGGTCTTACTGGCCCATGCAGAGGAAATTGTCCTTCAGCCACgggagcagagagacagaga AGGACGAAGGACGCACGTGGAATGGCAGTGCTGATGCCCTGTTAAGGATGGATAAAGAGGAGTTAGGGATGGGGTCTCGCGGAGGCCACTCAGGCATCCCGGTTCACTTCAGTGGTGCAACTAGCAGGGCCCTTGGTCACAGTGAGTCCTTGGCAGGCGTGGACAGCAGCCCAGGATTCAGAGCCCTGCCCAGAGTGGGACTGCCTCTTCCCTGCCAGACTTTCCCTGCCTGTCGCAATGGAG AAGTGGGGCGGCTGGGccgctcctcctctgctgctggagTGAGACAGGTGGGTGGAGGAGATGTCCCGAGACAGAACAGTCTACCAGCACGAGAAGCCCTGAATCAG CTGCATGGTCTGGCCCAACCTCAAGTGCCCTGCA
- the LOC133994157 gene encoding diacylglycerol O-acyltransferase 2-like has product MTTEKTKWKEILEVLSVLQCVLTFLLLGVSCIILMVYLMFTSLWSLPTLYFIWLMKDWKTPERGGRRTLFLRKWKAWEHLRDYFPIKLVKTAELNPNKNYILGCHPHGIMCAGGFACFSTESCGFAEAFPGMRSCMAVLAGLFKIPLFRDYIMAAGLYPVSKPSLTHLLSKSGKGNAVVIVIGGAAESLASSPGVNTVVMKQRKGFVRMALEFGADLVPVYLFGENELFRQVVFSDGSLGRRLQDLFKKIMGFAPCLFVGERFGWLPYRFPVTTVVGSPISVPKRVTPTEEEVDHYHKLYMEGLSKLFHEHKVSCGLSESRKLQII; this is encoded by the exons ATGACTACAGAAAAAACTAAGTGGAAGGAGATTTTAGAGGTGTTGAGTGTTCTGCAATGTGTACTGACCTTTCTCCTTTTAG GGGTGTCTTGTATCATCTTGATGGTGTATCTCATGTTTACCTCACTGTGGTCGCTCCCCACTCTATACTTCATATGGCTGATGAAGGACTGGAAAACCCCTGAAAGAG GAGGCAGGAGAACACTATTTTTAAGGAAGTGGAAGGCATGGGAACACTTGAGAGACTATTTTCCAATCAAG TTGGTGAAGACGGCCGAGCTGAATCCAAACAAAAACTACATCTTAGGCTGTCACCCGCACGGTATCATGTGTGCTGGAGGCTTTGCCTGCTTCTCCACAGAGAGCTGTGGCTTTGCGGAGGCATTTCCTGGGATGCGTTCCTGCATGGCGGTATTGGCAGGACTCTTCAAGATACCACTCTTCAGGGACTACATAATGGCTGCAG GTCTTTATCCAGTCAGCAAACCAAGCCTCACCCACCTCCTTTCAAAAAGTGGTAAAGGAAATGCAGTGGTGATTGTGATTGGGGGCGCTGCAGAGTCTCTGGCATCCTCTCCTGGAGTCAACACAGTGGTCATGAAGCAAAGAAAGGGATTTGTCCGGATGGCTCTTGAGTTTGG GGCTGACCTGGTGCCTGTTTACTTATTTGGGGAGAATGAACTCTTTCGGCAGGTCGTTTTCTCAGATGGCAGCCTAGGTCGGAGATTACAGGACCTGTTCAAAAAGATAATGGGTTTCGCCCCATGTCTATTTGTTGGTGAGCGCTTCGGATGGCTGCCCTACAGGTTTCCAGTCACCACTGTTG TGGGAAGTCCCATCTCGGTGCCAAAACGTGTCACACCAACTGAGGAGGAGGTCGACCACTATCATAAACTTTACATGGAGGGCCTGTCCAAATTATTCCATGAACACAAGGTCAGCTGTGGACTTTCAGAAAGTCGCAAGCTTCAGATCATTTAG